The genomic segment CATCTGCTTGCCGATGGGCATGGCAGATACGCAGCAGGCGATGCCGTAATCATCTCCGAACCGTTCCCGCATCAGCTCATCGTTCTCGTACTGGATGGAGGAGGTGCTGATGGAGATCCGGGCGCAGAATTTCTTGAAGGGCTCCGGCAGCCGGTGACTCCACAGTACCGTCAGGTTCGGCTCCGGTGCAGGCCCCAGGTTTACCAGGGTATGCAGGAACCGGTAGCTCATCTTGGTGACCATGGGTCTGCCGTCCTCACACATGCCGCCAATGGATTCGGTGACCCAGGTGGGATCGCCGGAGAACAGCTCATCATAGGCAGGGGTACGCAGGAACCGTACCATCCGCAGCTTCATAATGAAGTGATCTACCAGCTCCTGGATCTGTTCTTCGGTAAAGGTACCGCTTTTCAGATCCTGCTCTGCGTAGATATCCAGGAAGGTGGACACCCGCCCCAGGGACATGGCGGCACCGTTCTGCTCCTTAATGGCTGCCAGATAGCCGAAGTACAGCCACTGGATGGCCTCCTGGGTGTTCTCTGCCGGCCGGGAAATGTCGAAGCCGTAGCCTGCCGCCATTTCCTTAAGCTCCTTCAGCGCCTTGATCTGTTCCGCCATTTCCTCCAGGTTCCGCACCGTATCCCCGTACATGGGCTCTGCATCATGTGCCTTCTTGGCAGCGATCTTGTCCTCGATGAGCCGATCCACCCCGTACAGGGGGATCCGCCGGTAATCCCCGATGATGCGCCCTCTGCCGTATGCGTCCGGCAGGCCGGTGATGATGCCTGTGTGCCGGGCACGCTTCATATCGTCGGTGTACACGTCAAATACCCCATCGTTGTGGGTCTTCCGGTATTTGAATACGTTTTCCACATCCGGGGGCAGTTCTCTGCCGTAGGCTGCCAGGGAATTGCGCACCATGCGGATACCGCCGAAGGGCATAATGGCACGCTTCAGAGGTGCGTCCGTCTGCAAGCCCACAATGGTTTCCAGTTCTTTGTCGATGTAGCCGCATTTGTGGGAGGTGATGGTGGAAATGGTGTGCTCGTCAATATCCAGCACGCCTCCTGCCTTCCGCTCCTGCTCCAGCAGGGCGAGCACCTTGTCCCACAGCGCCCTGGTACGGGCAGTGGGGGGCGCAAGAAAGCTGTCGTCCCCTTCATAGGGTGTATAGTTCTGGATGATAAAGTCCCGCAGATTGATCTCCTTGTCCCAGATGCCGCTTTTGAATTTCATGGCTTCCTCCTTGTTCCGTGAACCAAATCCAATATCAATATGTTGTGTGGATTCACCGGGAATATACCCGAAGAAGCACAACATTTGCTATATTCACTATAGCACACTTTCAACAGTCTGTCAATGTGGCATTGCTCCACAAAAACTTTGACTATCCGGCGCAAAAATGGTATACTATGAAAGAACATCAATACCCGCTGCTGCCGGTCAGGGATTCGTCCTGCTCCACCCAGTCGGACACAGTGATGATCTTATACGCATCCCGGGTCTGACGGACAATCACCTGCTTGATGCCGGCGTTGATGATGAGCCGCTTGCACATGGAGCAGGGTTCCACTTCCCCGTCCAGCTGATCCGTCCGGGCATCGTGACAGGCAAGGTACAGGGTGGCGTCGATCATGTCCGCCCGGGCGGCGGATAAAATGGCGTTCTGCTCTGCATGCACCGACCGGCACAGCTCATATCGCTGTCCCTTGGGAACGCCCAGCTTGTCCCGGGTGCAGTAATTCAGATCATTGCAGTTTTTTCTGCCCCGGGGCGCACCGACGTATCCGGTGGAAATGATCTCATCATGCTTTACAATAATGGCACCGAACTTGCGGCGGATGCAGGTGCTGCGCTCCAGTACGGTTTCGGCAATATCCAGGTAATAATTGATTTTATCACGGCGAAGCATTGAATACCCTCCTTATGCATCAATAGATACATATAGTATAGCAAAGTCGGGGGCAAAATGCAAGATTGGCTTGCAAGAAAGGACAGGTTATCATATGGAGAATCTGACGAATATTTCAGTGGTGCAGGATCTGGCACGGCGGCACGGCTTTCATTTTTCCAAGGGGCTGGGGCAGAATTTCCTCATCAACCCTACAGTCTGCCCCCGGATCGCCGAATTGGGCAACGCCAGACCCGGCTTCGGGGTGCTGGAGATCGGAACGGGCTTTGGGGTGCTGACGGCGGAGCTTGCAAAGCGTGCGGATAAGGTGGTGGCAGTGGAGATCGATCAGCGGCTGCTGCCGGTGCTGGAGGAGACCCTGGCGGACTTTGACAACGTGAAGATCGTGCCAGGGGATATTATGAAAATTGACGTGGCGGCATTGCTCCGGCAGGAGTTCGGGGGGCTTCCTGTTGCAGTATGCGCCAATCTGCCCTATTATATCACTTCACCCATTCTGATGCTGCTGCTGGAAAGCCGGTTGCCCCTCACCTCCATTACCGTCATGGTGCAGAAGGAAGCGGCCCAGCGGCTCTGCGCCCAGGTGGGTACCCGGGAGGCAGGGGCGATCACGGTGGGAGTCCATTACTACGGGGAAGCCAGACAACTGTTCCCTGTATCACGGGGCAGCTTTATGCCGGCACCCAACGTGGACTCGGCGGTGATCCGCATCGATCTGCACGAAAATCCCCATCCGGAGGGGCTGGATGAGGGCTTTTTCTTCCGGATGGTGAAGGCAGGCTTTTCCCAGCGGCGCAAGACCCTCGCCAACAGTCTTGCCTCCCTGCTGGGGATCCCGAAGCAGGCGGTGTATGCTGCCCTGGAGCAGGCAGGGCTTGCGCCTGCTGCCCGGATAGAGCAGCTGACCATGGAACAGCTGTTTGCCCTTGCCCGGATCCTGCAATCGGCATGATCTTCATTGCCCCGGCATTTCCCAATGGAATGCCGCCGGAACAACCGGAATGCTGCAAGGGCTTGCGACAGGATTCCGCCTGCCTGCCGTGGTATACTTTCTGTATCAAAGCAGCATCGCACAAAGAGCATGCGGTGCTGTCGCAATGAAACGGATGGAGAAAGTGGGCGGATACATATGATCAAGGAACGTACAACCGAGCGTCTGACACGGGGACAGGCAGGGGCATTGCTGCTGTCCGGTGTCAGCGCTTTTTTGCTGACCGGTGCCCGGTTCGGGGAATTTTCCTCCCCCTTGCAGGTCTCCCTGGCGGCGGTGGTGTCCCCCCTCCAGGGGGTGGCGGTTCTGGCTGGGAGCCTGTTTGCCTCCGTGACCCAGGGAACCCTGGGGGATGCACCGGTGCTGCTGTGCGCCCTGGTGATGATCGTGCTGTCCGGGTTTGTGCTGCCCCGGCGGACAAGTGCCGGGATGGGCGCTCTGGCGGCGGCAGCCGGGCTCAGTATTTCCGCCGGATTGTTTTTTGTGATCGGGGGCATCGACCTGGCGGATCTGGCGCTGTATCTGTGCATGGCAGTGCTGGCTGGAGTGGCGGCATACTTTGCCGCAGAGGCGCTGACTGCCTTTCGCCCTGCCGCTGGGGGATACAGCGAGCCGAACGGCTGCGCCTTCGGGGTATGCTTTCTGCTGGTGACCGGGGCACTGGGATCCGCCCAGCTTTGGATCTGTAACCTGGGCGTGATCTTTGCCGGGTTTGTGCTCTTGCAGGGGGCAAAACGCTATGGCATTGCCGGGGGCACCGTCTGCGGTGTGCTGGCTTCCGCCGGATTGATGCTTTGCAGCCGGGAACTGGGGGACGCTGCTGCATTCCTCGCCCTGTCCGGTATGGCTGCCGGATACTTTGCGGATTTTCATAAGGGTGCTGTATGCCTGCTGTTCCTGGCGATTCAGGGAGCAGGACAACTGCTGCTGGGGACGGATTCAGCAGCCATCCTTCTGCTTCTGAATCTGTCGGCAGGATGCCTTTTGTATCTGGCACTGCCGGTGGAGGGAATCCTGGAGCAGTGGCTGCCGGAGGTTGGGGGAGAGGAAGCGCCCGCCGGCTTTGCGGCGGTGCAGATGGACTACCTGGCACATGCCCTTGCAGGGGTGCGGCAGAATGCTCAGCAGATCGCCCGGATGCTGGAACGGAACGGATGCCGGGAAACCACCGCCCAGAGCGTGTGTGAGCAGGTATGCCGCAGCTGCTCCCGGCGATTGGAATGCTGGGAGGAGCGATACGAGGAAACGGCGGAGGCGTTCCGGTGTGCGGCTGCCGGGGATGGCACAGAGCTGCCGGAGGCTTTGCAGGACTGCGCAAGGGCACAGACCCTGCTGGTACATATGCAGCAGGCACAGCGGCAGGCGGCTTTGCACCGGATGCTGTCCGCCCGGCTGACGGAATCCCAGGGATTTCTCTTTTCCCAGATGGAACTGACGGAGGAACTGCTTGGCACTGCCGGACAGCGACTGGCGGTATCCTACAGCCGGAGCATGACCCGGAAGGTGACCCAGCGGCTAGAACGGGAGGGATATCCGGTACATACTGCGGTGGCATACCGGTCGGCGGAGGGCAGGCTGGCGCTGGAGCTGTACGCCTTTGCGGATGCGGCGCCGGATGGGGGCTCTGTCCGGGACTGCTTGTCCGATGCTTTGGGTATGGAGCTGGATTATACGGAGGGCAGGCTTGCCGGGGAGGAGGTGCGGATCTGTCTGTGGGAGCGTCCTCCCTATGGTCTGGCGGTGTTTGCAGCCCAGTCCTCCGCCCGGGATGAGGAACCGCCGGGGGACAGCTATGACCAGTTCAGTGACGGCAGGGGGCATCAGTATCTGGTGCTGTCCGATGGCATGGGCTCCGGCAGGCGTGCTTCCCTGGATGCCCGGCTGGTGCTGTCCAACTTCCGGCGGCTCATTGAAATGGGAGTGTCCATGCAGACGGCGGTGGGCATGGTGAATCATATCATGCTGACCAAGTCCACGGAGGAAACCTTTGCCACCCTGGATATTGCCCGGATCAGCCAGGAAACCGGCGAGACCTTGCTGGTGAAATATGGAGCAGCCCCTACTCTGATCCAGCAGGGACAGGTGGTGACCATGTACCAGACCCCCACCTTCCCCATCGGCATCGTGGGCAGGCCGGAGGCGCATGTGACCCGACTCCGGCTGGAGGATTCGGATGTGATTGTGCTGATGTCCGACGGGGTGGAGGACAGCGAGTACGCCTTTGTCAAGCAGAAGCTGTTGGCAGGAGGCTCCCTCCAGCAGGCTGCCCAAGCCATCTGCTGTAAGGCACAGCGCAGTGCGGCAGACGGCAGACCGGACGATATCACAGTGTTGCTGGCGCAGGTCAGAAGGAACACGGACTAAGAAGGCGGCATCAGCCGCCTTCTTTATGCCTTGCAGAATTTTGTGAAAAATATACGAGGAGTCAAGGCGTTTTCCACGTGATTTTTTGCGATTTTGTACAATATGCATAAAATGGACGGTTGATTCTAGGCGGAGTATATGAACTTTTTTGGATGTGCGCAGAAATACTTGAATCCAGGGCGGGAATCTGTTAAAATGTAAGCATAGGGGAGGGTGATACTATGATTCCGGATCTGCAAAAAGAAAATGAATTTCCGCTGTCTTTGTTTTTGAGCGGGAAAAATTGCAAGTCCTATTTATTTTTCGGCGCACACACGATATCCAGCAAGGGTACACAGTATCATTGCTTCCGGGTCTGGGCGCCCCATGCCCGATCCGTTTCCCTGGTGGGAGATTTCAACCGCTGGGACAGAAGTCAGACCCCCATGCACGCCATCGGGGGCGGCGTATGGGAATGCTGCATTCCCCGGCTGGAGCAGTTCGCTGCCTATAAATACAGCATCAAGGGCAGGGACGGCAAGATCCGTATGAAGGCGGATCCTTACGGAGCGCATTATGAGACCCGGCCAGCCACTGCCTCCAAGATCTACGAGAGCAGCTATGAATGGAAGGATGATGCCTGGCGCAAAGCCAAGCGGCAGAGAAATATTTACAAAAGCCCGGTGAATGTGTACGAAGTACATTTTAACTCCTGGCGCATCAATCCGGACGGGAGCTTTCTGGATTACCGGACCTTTGCAAAGCAGATGATCCCGTATCTGCAAAAAATGTCTTATACCCATATTGAGTTCATGCCCCTGACGGAGTATCCCTACGACGGCTCCTGGGGCTATCAGGTCACGGGCTATTTCGCCCCCACCTCCCGGTTTGGTACGCCGGATGATTTCCGTGCCATGGTGGATGC from the Ruminococcus champanellensis 18P13 = JCM 17042 genome contains:
- the pflB gene encoding formate C-acetyltransferase; translated protein: MKFKSGIWDKEINLRDFIIQNYTPYEGDDSFLAPPTARTRALWDKVLALLEQERKAGGVLDIDEHTISTITSHKCGYIDKELETIVGLQTDAPLKRAIMPFGGIRMVRNSLAAYGRELPPDVENVFKYRKTHNDGVFDVYTDDMKRARHTGIITGLPDAYGRGRIIGDYRRIPLYGVDRLIEDKIAAKKAHDAEPMYGDTVRNLEEMAEQIKALKELKEMAAGYGFDISRPAENTQEAIQWLYFGYLAAIKEQNGAAMSLGRVSTFLDIYAEQDLKSGTFTEEQIQELVDHFIMKLRMVRFLRTPAYDELFSGDPTWVTESIGGMCEDGRPMVTKMSYRFLHTLVNLGPAPEPNLTVLWSHRLPEPFKKFCARISISTSSIQYENDELMRERFGDDYGIACCVSAMPIGKQMQFFGARANLAKALLYAINDGRDERYEDRLCQGVGQLSDGPLQFDEVYSKFEYVCEWLTKLYINTLNIIHFMHDKYCYERLQMALHDENIIRTSACGLAGLSVVVDSLSAIKYAKVTPIRNAAGIATDFAIEGDYPKFGNNDPRVDELATMVVERFMKRLSRRRTYRNSIPTMSILTITSNVVYGKKTGSTPDGRKAGEPFAPGANPMHGRDTNGCIASMLSVSKIPYAYAEDGISYTFSIIPDALGKNEEDKENNLVALLDGYTREHGHHMNVNVMNRETLIDAMDHPELYPQLTIRVSGYAVNFIKLTREQQLDVIHRTFHTRM
- a CDS encoding deoxycytidylate deaminase; amino-acid sequence: MLRRDKINYYLDIAETVLERSTCIRRKFGAIIVKHDEIISTGYVGAPRGRKNCNDLNYCTRDKLGVPKGQRYELCRSVHAEQNAILSAARADMIDATLYLACHDARTDQLDGEVEPCSMCKRLIINAGIKQVIVRQTRDAYKIITVSDWVEQDESLTGSSGY
- the rsmA gene encoding 16S rRNA (adenine(1518)-N(6)/adenine(1519)-N(6))-dimethyltransferase RsmA, with protein sequence MENLTNISVVQDLARRHGFHFSKGLGQNFLINPTVCPRIAELGNARPGFGVLEIGTGFGVLTAELAKRADKVVAVEIDQRLLPVLEETLADFDNVKIVPGDIMKIDVAALLRQEFGGLPVAVCANLPYYITSPILMLLLESRLPLTSITVMVQKEAAQRLCAQVGTREAGAITVGVHYYGEARQLFPVSRGSFMPAPNVDSAVIRIDLHENPHPEGLDEGFFFRMVKAGFSQRRKTLANSLASLLGIPKQAVYAALEQAGLAPAARIEQLTMEQLFALARILQSA
- a CDS encoding SpoIIE family protein phosphatase — its product is MIKERTTERLTRGQAGALLLSGVSAFLLTGARFGEFSSPLQVSLAAVVSPLQGVAVLAGSLFASVTQGTLGDAPVLLCALVMIVLSGFVLPRRTSAGMGALAAAAGLSISAGLFFVIGGIDLADLALYLCMAVLAGVAAYFAAEALTAFRPAAGGYSEPNGCAFGVCFLLVTGALGSAQLWICNLGVIFAGFVLLQGAKRYGIAGGTVCGVLASAGLMLCSRELGDAAAFLALSGMAAGYFADFHKGAVCLLFLAIQGAGQLLLGTDSAAILLLLNLSAGCLLYLALPVEGILEQWLPEVGGEEAPAGFAAVQMDYLAHALAGVRQNAQQIARMLERNGCRETTAQSVCEQVCRSCSRRLECWEERYEETAEAFRCAAAGDGTELPEALQDCARAQTLLVHMQQAQRQAALHRMLSARLTESQGFLFSQMELTEELLGTAGQRLAVSYSRSMTRKVTQRLEREGYPVHTAVAYRSAEGRLALELYAFADAAPDGGSVRDCLSDALGMELDYTEGRLAGEEVRICLWERPPYGLAVFAAQSSARDEEPPGDSYDQFSDGRGHQYLVLSDGMGSGRRASLDARLVLSNFRRLIEMGVSMQTAVGMVNHIMLTKSTEETFATLDIARISQETGETLLVKYGAAPTLIQQGQVVTMYQTPTFPIGIVGRPEAHVTRLRLEDSDVIVLMSDGVEDSEYAFVKQKLLAGGSLQQAAQAICCKAQRSAADGRPDDITVLLAQVRRNTD